Proteins co-encoded in one Sander vitreus isolate 19-12246 chromosome 9, sanVit1, whole genome shotgun sequence genomic window:
- the mpnd gene encoding MPN domain-containing protein gives MGSEPPSSPQVVEDGGEEDEEELSGGEEADLRSSSGRGSLLTRRGITLRVLLKDGLVEPGDGVLAIHYLGKNFVGDLLNDGKIRWVETGQIFNSPSAWATHCKRLVNPAKKSGCGWASVRYQGQKLVQYKTTWLHKYQPSADMSLVSEEDDDEDEEEGKTAVQADEKNKNSKPGLNDLMVSRRTDRERIPVRYCTLGTRDAARDPHTLVELSAFSAINRFQPFNVAVSSNVLLLMDFHCHLTTSEVVGYLGGRWDTNTQLLTVLRAFPCRTRLADRDSASAVEEEICQNLFMRGLSLVGWYHSHPRGPALPSLQDIDSQMDHQLRLQGSNNGFQPCLGIICGPYYHGNQGVASTITPFWVVPPPEQRPNDHGIPVAVEVTYVQDNFLTSDVLNEMMLLVDYYRTAPDIVQFTQYWCPDTTMMDKIKGSLSCHAPKDQAYSQILEHVYSQLMNIH, from the exons ATGG GCTCAGAGCCACCCAGCTCTCCACAGGtggtggaggatggaggagaggaggatgaggaggagctgAGTGGAGGGGAGGAGGCAGACCTGCGGTCCAGTTCCGGCCGGGGCTCCCTGCTGACCCGGAGAGGAATCACCCTGAGAGTGCTACTCAAGGATGGCCTGGTGGAGCCGGGGGACGGCGTGCTAGCAATCCACTACCTG GGTAAGAACTTTGTTGGAGACCTGTTGAATGATGGGAAAATCAGATGGGTAGAGACGGGCCAGATTTTTAACTCCCCTAGTGCCTGGGCAACACACTGCAAACGTCTGGTCAACCCAGCTAAGAAGTCTGGCTGTGGATGGGCGTCTGTACGCTACCAGGGACAGAAGCTGGTCCAGTACAAAACCACCTGGCTGCACAAGTACCAACCCAGCGCAGACATG AGCCTGGTgagtgaagaggatgatgatgaggatgaagaggaagggaAGACAGCTGTGCAGGCAGATGAGAAGAACAAGAACAGCAAACCTGGATTAAATG ACCTAATGGTTTCACGGAgaactgacagagagagaattcCTGTCAGATATTGCACCTTGGGCACCAGGGATGCTGCCAG AGATCCACACACACTCgtggagctgtcggccttctcAGCCATCAACAGATTCCAGCCTTTTAATGTAGCCGTGTCCAGTAATGTCCTGCTGCTAATG GACTTCCACTGTCACCTCACTACCAGTGAGGTGGTGGGATACCTCGGAGGACGGTGGGATACAAATACGCAAC TGCTGACAGTCTTAAGGGCTTTCCCCTGTCGGACCAGGCTGGCAGACAGAGACTCTGCTTCTGCTGTTGAGGAGGAG ATCTGTCAGAACCTGTTCATGCGCGGGCTGTCGTTGGTGGGCTGGTACCACAGTCACCCGCGCGGTCCGGCTCTGCCGTCGCTGCAGGACATCGACTCCCAGATGGACCATCAGCTGAGGCTGCAGGGTTCAAACAACGGCTTCCAGCCCTGTCTGGGCATCATCTGTG GACCGTATTATCACGGGAATCAAGGCGTGGCGTCCACAATAACCCCATTCTGGGTCGTACCACCGCCTGAG CAACGGCCTAATGACCACGGTATCCCAGTGGCTGTAGAGGTAACCTATGTACAGGACAACTTTCTCACCAGTGATGTTCTTAATGAGATG ATGCTACTGGTTGACTACTACAGGACAGCGCCCGACATCGTCCAGTTCACCCAGTATTGGTGTCCTGATACGACCATGATGGACAAGATCAAG gGCTCTCTGAGTTGCCACGCTCCCAAAGATCAGGCCTACTCTCAGATCTTAGAGCATGTCTACAGTCAGCTGATGAACATCCACTGA
- the mutyh gene encoding adenine DNA glycosylase: MSTQEEQANVGKVLSFLREWDRGDRTVRSRMLNTFLSQNTGKTFYELELEFAQVASLFLARLTTWMRLTYMFGTFLGLQLKAIGIFLSASGHDQYLMEFLEDGGVLTLLDILNHTETKEEEKSEALRLLLTVSNAGRKYKEIICESHGVKAIAECLAKSNTDETQEAAWALLESLSHGNPKYQNQIYKGLIALMTCTSPQAQQMVLHTLHTVQSKMKTAHHSIVDPLLYMLRSLHLEVQNQATNLILDLKCYDVRPMLLSGLVTLLRPTKEEVQQYHNMEESDIIKMTGSLPVFVQQAAAAKTIRLLAEDSQEVSRELLSLGVIQHLLYAMGNREHTDSQIQASLALKHFVRSYPVIEEHVQRGIGSTLFAAFMHQADTLYMNMDETQAELLLTNKVNITEVLDGDQPLGLDKQRPSVLNVAGAQMNPQSLHVVFKMSSRLRSAMLKGKRAGLEMVDTAKPKRKRSHTAVKDEETTNASSPSTYHAFHDPADVVLLRSQLLNWYDKEKRELPWRTLAVTESDLNIRTYAVWVSEIMLQQTQVATVIDYYIKWMKRWPTVQDLAAATLEEVNQMWAGLGYYSRGKRLHEGAQKVVSELKGQMPRTVDSLLKQLPGVGRYTAAAVGSIALGQVTGSVDGNVIRVLCRLRAIGADSTGTAVTEALWSIANTLVDPERPGDFNQAMMELGARVCTPKGPLCSQCPVHSLCHSFRKVHVKQEKNSRKLLGKLDKKPSTLPDIEDCINSGTCLLCPSEPWDDELGVQNFPRKPAKKPPRVERTLTCVVIRPGEEGEDEYLLTQRPNKGLLAGLWEFPNLLLEEKSSEMKRKKALCAQISGTLGTHLTESLFQYVGEVVHIFSHIHQTYVVHSVCLKDTDAQTQTENAQWLTRSALQEAAVSTGVKKIVKLCDSVDSQKEQTSKDGKRQTGTKNDKKPQTSKKQKSATTSGSRQLSLSSFFNTVKQES, encoded by the exons ATGTCAACACAGGAAGAACAAGCGAATGTCGGCAAAGTGCTCAGTTTTCTTCGAGAATGGGACCGTGGTGACAGGACAGTCCGCAGCCGCATGTTGAACACTTTCCTGAGTCAAAACACAGGGAAGACGTTTTATGAGCTGGAGCTGGAGTTTGCACAGGTAGCCAGCCTCTTCCTGGCTCGACTCACCACCTGGATGAGACTCAC ATACATGTTTGGGACATTCTTGGGACTGCAGCTTAAAGCAATTGGGATTTTCCTCTCTGCATCGGGCCA TGATCAGTACCTAATGGAGTTCCTGGAGGACGGAGGTGTTCTCACTCTCCTGGACATCTTGAACCACACTGAGAccaaagaggaggagaagtcCGAGGCCCTCCGTCTTCTGCTCACCGTCTCAAATGCTGGTCGCAAGTACAAAGAGATTATCTGTGAAAGCCATG GTGTGAAAGCCATCGCAGAGTGCTTAGCTAAGTCAAACACCGATGAAACCCAAGAGGCAGCATGGGCCCTCCTGGAGTCCCTGTCGCATGGAAACCCCAAATATCAAAACCAAATCTACAAAGGTCTGATTGCTCTCATGACTTGTACCTCGCCTCAGGCCCAGCAGATGGTCctgcacacattacacactgtgCAG TCCAAAATGAAAACAGCCCATCACAGCATTGTAGACCCTCTGCTGTATATGCTCAGGTCCCTGCACCTGGAGGTTCAGAATCAAG CTACAAATCTGATCCTAGACCTGAAGTGTTATGATGTGAGGCCAATGCTGCTCAGTGGACTGGTGACTCTGCTGAGGCCTACTAAAGAAGAAGTGCAGCAATACCACAATATGGAAG AGTCTGATATAATCAAGATGACTGGATCTCTGCCTGTGTTTGTGCAacaagctgctgcagctaaaaCTATACG CCTGCTAGCCGAAGACAGTCAAGAGGTTTCTCgtgagcttctctctctcgGAGTGATCCAACATCTTCTCTACGCTATGGGCAACAGAGAACACACTGATTCCCAAATACAAGCCAGTCTAGCCTTGAAG CACTTTGTCCGCTCATACCCAGTTATTGAGGAACATGTGCAGAGAGGCATCGGCAGCACACTGTTTGCAGCCTTTATG CACCAAGCTGACACTTTGTACATGAATATGGATGAAACACAAGCAGAACTCCTGCTAACTAACAAGGTTAACATAACTGAAG TGTTGGATGGTGACCAACCACT CGGATTGGACAAGCAGCGACCGTCCGTGCTCAACGTGGCGGGAGCCCAAATGAATCC TCAATCTTTACACgttgtttttaaaatgagcAGCAGGTTACGTTCAGCGATGCTCAAAGGCAAAAGAGCCGGATTGGAGATGGTAGATACGGCGAAACCAAAGCGGAAGAGgtcacacacagctgtgaaaGACG AGGAAACCACGAATGCCTCCTCACCGTCAACATACCACGCTTTCCATGATCCTGCTGATGTTGTGCTGCTGCGCTCTCAGCTCCTCAACTGGTACGACAAGGAGAAGAGAGAGCTGCCATGGAGGACTCTG GCTGTGACAGAGTCAGACCTCAACATCAGGACATATGCAG TGTGGGTTTCAGAAATCATGCTGCAACAGACTCAAGTTGCCACGGTGATAGACTATTACATCAAATGGATGAAG CGCTGGCCCACGGTGCAGGATCTGGCAGCTGCTACTCTAGAG GAAGTAAACCAGATGTGGGCGGGTCTTGGCTACTACTCCAGAGGAAAAAGACTGCATGAAGGAGCTCAAAag GTGGTGTCAGAGCTCAAGGGGCAGATGCCTCGCACGGTCGACAGCCTGCTGAAACAGCTGCCTGGAGTGGGACGCTACACTGCTGCAGCTGTAGGCTCTATTGCCCTGGGTCAG GTTACTGGATCCGTGGATGGCAATGTGATTCGGGTGCTGTGTCGCCTGAGAGCCATCGGAGCTGACAGCACAGGTACTGCAGTAACAGAGGCACTTTG GAGTATAGCCAATACACTGGTGGACCCTGAGAGACCCGGGGACTTTAACCAAGCCATGATGGAGCTGGGAGCACGAGTCTGCACTCCCAAAGGACCACTCTGCAGCCAGTGTCCCGTACACTCTCTCTGCCACTCTTTCCGCAAG GTTCATGTCAAACAAGAGAAAAACTCCAGGAAGCTTTTGGGAAAGCTGGACAAGAAGCCGTCCACCCTGCCTGATATAGAAGACTGTA TAAACAGTGGGACGTGTCTGCTGTGTCCCTCGGAGCCCTGGGACGATGAGTTGGGTGTTCAGAACTTCCCCAGAAAGCCGGCAAAGAAGCCTCCTCGAGTGGAGCGAACTCTGACCTGTGTGGTGATCAGAcctggagaggagggagaggacgAGTACCTGCTCACACAGAGGCCTAACAAAG gTTTGCTGGCAGGCTTGTGGGAGTTTCCAAATCTTCTGCTGGAGGAGAAAAGCTCTGAGATGAAACGGAAGAAGGCGCTGTGTGCTCAGATCAGCGGGACACTGGGAACCCATCTGACTGAGAGCCTCTTCCAGTATGTGGGAGAG GTGGTGCACATCTTCTCCCACATTCACCAGACATATGTGgttcacagtgtgtgtttgaaggaCACTGACGCACAAACTCAGACTGAAAATGCACAGTGGCTCACCAGGTCTGCTCTACAGGAAGCTGCTGTGTCCACAGGAGtgaaaaag ATTGTGAAGCT